From one Rosa rugosa chromosome 4, drRosRugo1.1, whole genome shotgun sequence genomic stretch:
- the LOC133744956 gene encoding serine carboxypeptidase-like 31: MARIMGGYDPCLDDYSRKFYNRADVQKALHVSNGPQLKNWSICSTKIFHEWVDSKPSVLPIYKKLIAAGMRIWVYSGDTDGRVPVLSTRYSISALGLPITKAWTPWYHQKQVNGWFQEYKGLTFATFRGAGAETLAFSLLDEAAKVTRIYDIANVSSSMNLIEKVFQPVFW, from the exons aTGGCAAGGATTATGGGTGGCTATGATCCGTGTCTGGATGATTATTCAAGAAAATTCTATAACAGAGCAGATGTGCAAAAGGCCCTCCATGTTAGTAATGGTCCCCAGCTCAAGAACTGGAGCATCTGCAG TACCAAAATATTTCATGAGTGGGTTGATTCAAAGCCATCTGTTCTTCCTATATACAAGAAACTCATTGCAGCAGGAATGAGAATATGGGTGTACAG TGGAGACACGGATGGAAGAGTTCCTGTGCTGTCCACGAGATATAGCATAAGTGCTCTGGGACTGCCTATTACAAAAGCATGGACACCGTGGTACCACCAAAAGCAG GTGAATGGGTGGTTTCAAGAATATAAGGGGCTTACATTTGCTACATTCAGAGGAGCCG GAGCTGAAACTCTTGCCTTTTCTCTACTTGATGAAGCAGCTAAAGTTACGCGGATTTATGATATTGCAAATGTTTCGTCCTCCATGAATCTTATTGAAAAG GTCTTTCAACCTGTCTTTTGGTGA
- the LOC133743974 gene encoding zinc finger CCCH domain-containing protein 43 isoform X2 produces MELSESSSSSSCVSPNLDLHIGNSNEIDQVQLNHSDIGSQQSTTTAAYQQLDNHSDSGGDAAVVSHSGPDPDVAADVVDHAVVVDEIERLDLRGDDDADVDVAVEAAAAEVEVEAEEKSSNGGGGGEIENGNESERQSEEEESNEGENRSENGDKKGGEYNRRYQYPVRPEAEDCSFYLKTGNCKFGSNCKFNHPVRRKNNQGFKDKVKEKDEFSEKPSQTECKYYLRPGGCKYGKACRYNHGKGKPLVAPVVELNFLGLPIRQGERECPYYMRNGSCKYGSNCRFNHPDPTAAGGSDPPSGFDNGGPASLQGGSQLSSWSAPRSLNETPLYMPMMMPPSQGVPSQNTEWNGYQAPVYLERSMPAPPPYVINNSGTETNVYKQYPPSNQVDEFPERPGQPLCSFFLRTGDCKFRSNCKYHHPKSQTAVSPSFALSDKGLPLRP; encoded by the exons ATGGAGCTCTCTGAatcgtcctcctcctcctcctgtgTCTCCCCAAATCTGGATTTGCATATCGGCAACAGCAACGAAATCGATCAGGTTCAGCTCAACCATTCCGACATAGGGTCTCAACAGtccaccaccaccgccgcctACCAGCAGCTGGACAATCACTCCGACTCCGGTGGTGACGCGGCGGTGGTTAGTCATTCCGGTCCCGATCCCGATGTTGCTGCTGATGTCGTGGATCACGCTGTCGTCGTTGATGAGATTGAGAGATTGGATTTGAGAGGAGACGACGACGCTGATGTAGATGTAGCGGtggaggcggcggcggcggaggtaGAGGTTGAGGCGGAGGAGAAGAGTTctaatggtggtggtggtggagaaaTCGAAAACGGAAATGAAAGTGAGAGACAGAGCGAGGAAGAAGAGAGCAATGAAGGAGAAAACAGGAGTGAGAATGGAGACAAGAAGGGGGGAGAATATAACAGAAGGTATCAGTATCCAGTGAGGCCTGAAGCTGAAGACTGTTCCTTTTACCTCAAGACTGGGAATTGCAAGTTTGGATCCAACTGCAAGTTTAATCACCCTGTTAGAAGGAAAAACAACCAG GGTTTTAAAGACAAGGTGAAGGAAAAGGACGAGTTTTCAGAGAAGCCAAGCCAGACAGAATGCAAG TATTACTTAAGGCCAGGGGGATGTAAGTATGGGAAAGCTTGCAGATACAACCATGGAAAAGGGAAACCTTTGGTTGCTCCAGTTGTGGAACTTAACTTTCTGGGACTGCCAATTCGACAG ggggagagagagtgtcCCTACTATATGCGAAATGGCTCCTGCAAGTATGGATCAAACTGCAGGTTTAATCACCCTGATCCTACTGCTGCAGGAGGATCTGACCCTCCGTCTGGATTTGATAATGGTGGACCTGCATCATTACAAGGTGGATCGCAATTATCATCTTGGTCTGCACCAAGATCATTAAATGAGACTCCGCTTTATATGCCAATGATGATGCCACCATCTCAAGGGGTTCCTTCCCAAAATACAGAATGGAATGGCTATCAG GCACCAGTTTATCTAGAAAGAAGCATGCCTGCACCTCCACCATATGTTATCAACAACTCAGGGACCGAAACCAATGTTTATAAACAATATCCACCGTCAAATCAAGTTGATGAATTCCCAGAACGACCTGGACAACCTTTGTGCAGTTTCTTTTTAAGAACAGGGGACTGTAAGTTTAGATCTAACTGCAAATATCATCATCCAAAAAGTCAGACTGCAGTATCCCCCTCATTTGCACTGAGCGACAAGGGCCTGCCTTTGAGACCA TGA
- the LOC133706812 gene encoding protein NOI4 isoform X1, whose translation MASQDKGRPLPKFGEWDVNNPASAEGFTVIFNKARDDKKTNASHPNVVTPRKGDSSVRRGTKYNNDYHVDNYPQYPQKVKKKWFCCG comes from the exons ATGGCTTCG CAGGATAAAGGTCGACCCTTACCTAAATTTGGTGAGTGGGATGTAAATAACCCAGCATCAGCTGAAGGATTTACTGTCATATTCAACAAGGCCCGAGATGATAAGAAGACCAATGCGTCTCATCCTAATGTTGTGACCCCACGAAAAGGCGATAGCAGCGTACGAAGAGGTACTAAATACAACAATGACTACCACGTCGACAATTATCCTCAATATCCCCAAAAGGTAAAG AAGAAGTGGTTTTGCTGTGGTTGA
- the LOC133706812 gene encoding protein NOI4 isoform X2, which produces MASQDKGRPLPKFGEWDVNNPASAEGFTVIFNKARDDKKTNASHPNVVTPRKGDSSVRRGTKYNNDYHVDNYPQYPQKKKWFCCG; this is translated from the exons ATGGCTTCG CAGGATAAAGGTCGACCCTTACCTAAATTTGGTGAGTGGGATGTAAATAACCCAGCATCAGCTGAAGGATTTACTGTCATATTCAACAAGGCCCGAGATGATAAGAAGACCAATGCGTCTCATCCTAATGTTGTGACCCCACGAAAAGGCGATAGCAGCGTACGAAGAGGTACTAAATACAACAATGACTACCACGTCGACAATTATCCTCAATATCCCCAAAAG AAGAAGTGGTTTTGCTGTGGTTGA
- the LOC133743974 gene encoding zinc finger CCCH domain-containing protein 67 isoform X1: MELSESSSSSSCVSPNLDLHIGNSNEIDQVQLNHSDIGSQQSTTTAAYQQLDNHSDSGGDAAVVSHSGPDPDVAADVVDHAVVVDEIERLDLRGDDDADVDVAVEAAAAEVEVEAEEKSSNGGGGGEIENGNESERQSEEEESNEGENRSENGDKKGGEYNRRYQYPVRPEAEDCSFYLKTGNCKFGSNCKFNHPVRRKNNQGFKDKVKEKDEFSEKPSQTECKYYLRPGGCKYGKACRYNHGKGKPLVAPVVELNFLGLPIRQGERECPYYMRNGSCKYGSNCRFNHPDPTAAGGSDPPSGFDNGGPASLQGGSQLSSWSAPRSLNETPLYMPMMMPPSQGVPSQNTEWNGYQAPVYLERSMPAPPPYVINNSGTETNVYKQYPPSNQVDEFPERPGQPLCSFFLRTGDCKFRSNCKYHHPKSQTAVSPSFALSDKGLPLRPDQNICTHYSRYGICKFGPACKFDHPLHLTSSTTSGLDHQLPFSDLANTKEAGIARSRSGTDDTIQLQQAV; the protein is encoded by the exons ATGGAGCTCTCTGAatcgtcctcctcctcctcctgtgTCTCCCCAAATCTGGATTTGCATATCGGCAACAGCAACGAAATCGATCAGGTTCAGCTCAACCATTCCGACATAGGGTCTCAACAGtccaccaccaccgccgcctACCAGCAGCTGGACAATCACTCCGACTCCGGTGGTGACGCGGCGGTGGTTAGTCATTCCGGTCCCGATCCCGATGTTGCTGCTGATGTCGTGGATCACGCTGTCGTCGTTGATGAGATTGAGAGATTGGATTTGAGAGGAGACGACGACGCTGATGTAGATGTAGCGGtggaggcggcggcggcggaggtaGAGGTTGAGGCGGAGGAGAAGAGTTctaatggtggtggtggtggagaaaTCGAAAACGGAAATGAAAGTGAGAGACAGAGCGAGGAAGAAGAGAGCAATGAAGGAGAAAACAGGAGTGAGAATGGAGACAAGAAGGGGGGAGAATATAACAGAAGGTATCAGTATCCAGTGAGGCCTGAAGCTGAAGACTGTTCCTTTTACCTCAAGACTGGGAATTGCAAGTTTGGATCCAACTGCAAGTTTAATCACCCTGTTAGAAGGAAAAACAACCAG GGTTTTAAAGACAAGGTGAAGGAAAAGGACGAGTTTTCAGAGAAGCCAAGCCAGACAGAATGCAAG TATTACTTAAGGCCAGGGGGATGTAAGTATGGGAAAGCTTGCAGATACAACCATGGAAAAGGGAAACCTTTGGTTGCTCCAGTTGTGGAACTTAACTTTCTGGGACTGCCAATTCGACAG ggggagagagagtgtcCCTACTATATGCGAAATGGCTCCTGCAAGTATGGATCAAACTGCAGGTTTAATCACCCTGATCCTACTGCTGCAGGAGGATCTGACCCTCCGTCTGGATTTGATAATGGTGGACCTGCATCATTACAAGGTGGATCGCAATTATCATCTTGGTCTGCACCAAGATCATTAAATGAGACTCCGCTTTATATGCCAATGATGATGCCACCATCTCAAGGGGTTCCTTCCCAAAATACAGAATGGAATGGCTATCAG GCACCAGTTTATCTAGAAAGAAGCATGCCTGCACCTCCACCATATGTTATCAACAACTCAGGGACCGAAACCAATGTTTATAAACAATATCCACCGTCAAATCAAGTTGATGAATTCCCAGAACGACCTGGACAACCTTTGTGCAGTTTCTTTTTAAGAACAGGGGACTGTAAGTTTAGATCTAACTGCAAATATCATCATCCAAAAAGTCAGACTGCAGTATCCCCCTCATTTGCACTGAGCGACAAGGGCCTGCCTTTGAGACCA GATCAGAATATTTGCACCCATTACAGTCGCTATGGCATTTGCAAATTTGGGCCAGCTTGTAAATTTGATCATCCGTTACATTTAACATCTTCAACTACATCTGGTCTTGATCATCAACTTCCTTTCAGTGACTTAGCGAATACAAAAGAGGCGGGAATAGCTAGGAGCAGAAGTGGAACTGATGATACAATTCAGCTGCAACAAGCTGTGTAA